The Spirosoma radiotolerans genome has a window encoding:
- a CDS encoding PAS domain-containing sensor histidine kinase — MNQPVAAQSTPLVPTEETLLRRSYDQLQTALSIGMIATWFWDIGTDKVSGDLNLLRLFGVNEHDNVDGLPLRAFTTLIHPEDQQRVTSLINEAIRSGNTYEAEYRISLQGQTKWVLARGRGSYSTDNQPITLSGVLVDVTDRKQIELHSQIVETSFRLSLDAARMGTWEYRPLTDELIWSDRTKELFGLPASASVDYRVFLQGIHPDDREATNRAIQAVLQPDSSGRFDYEYRTIGINDGQLRWIRTNGQTFLNDQGVVYQFVGTVIDITADKEAETLLKQRVDEQTHTLEQQAHQLRTTLDASINSIIAMTALRDETHTIVDFMMDTANAAVIKSNFMAPDQIINRKLLTVFPGNKENGFFDLYVRVVETGEPEQSSQYYRDEFGLEGWFEVSAVKQDADGVVVTYNNITERKQAELAAKQQEKELEEANEELHRSNESLQQFAHIASHDLQEPLRRIQAFSDILQNQFMDSLSDGERDMVRRIQKSAQRMQLLIKDLLLYSQLSTQRDSFTVISLTDVLQDVTTDLEMTIAEKHATVDFSSLPSVYGNVSRLRQLFQNLITNALKFGRSDVLPLIQIRSRPAAPDELPPRLADQAEQPFWLITVADNGIGFDERYKDRIFTPFQRLHNPATYSGTGIGLAICQRVAESHGGAIDVSSQDGLGSTFKVFLPVIVG; from the coding sequence ATGAATCAGCCCGTTGCTGCTCAATCCACACCGTTAGTACCCACTGAAGAAACGTTACTTCGACGTTCATACGACCAGTTGCAAACCGCCCTAAGCATCGGTATGATTGCTACCTGGTTCTGGGACATCGGCACCGATAAAGTATCCGGTGATTTGAATCTTCTGCGTCTGTTTGGTGTCAATGAACATGACAACGTTGACGGCCTTCCGTTGCGTGCGTTCACAACGTTGATTCACCCGGAGGATCAACAACGTGTGACGAGCCTCATTAACGAAGCTATTCGTTCGGGCAATACTTACGAAGCCGAGTATCGCATCAGCCTCCAGGGCCAGACAAAATGGGTACTTGCCCGTGGCCGTGGCAGTTATTCCACTGATAATCAGCCCATTACTTTATCAGGCGTACTGGTTGATGTTACGGATAGAAAGCAGATTGAGCTACACTCTCAGATCGTTGAAACCAGTTTCCGCTTATCACTTGATGCCGCCCGAATGGGCACCTGGGAGTACCGGCCACTGACTGACGAGTTAATCTGGTCTGATCGGACCAAAGAATTATTCGGTCTCCCGGCATCAGCCTCTGTTGACTACCGTGTTTTTTTGCAGGGAATCCATCCCGACGACCGGGAGGCAACCAACCGGGCCATTCAGGCCGTTCTTCAACCGGATAGTTCGGGGCGCTTTGATTATGAGTATCGTACAATCGGTATAAACGACGGCCAGCTGCGCTGGATTCGGACCAATGGGCAGACGTTCCTTAATGACCAGGGCGTTGTTTATCAGTTCGTCGGTACGGTCATCGACATTACTGCCGACAAAGAAGCCGAAACCCTTCTGAAACAACGCGTTGACGAACAAACGCACACACTAGAGCAACAGGCCCATCAGTTACGCACCACGCTGGATGCCTCGATCAACAGCATCATTGCCATGACCGCCCTGCGTGACGAGACCCATACGATCGTTGATTTTATGATGGATACCGCCAACGCAGCGGTCATAAAAAGCAATTTTATGGCACCCGATCAAATCATTAATCGAAAATTGCTCACGGTCTTTCCCGGCAATAAGGAAAATGGTTTTTTTGATCTGTATGTGCGGGTTGTCGAAACGGGCGAGCCAGAACAAAGCAGCCAGTACTATCGCGATGAGTTTGGTCTTGAAGGATGGTTCGAAGTGTCGGCAGTTAAACAGGACGCTGATGGTGTGGTCGTAACCTACAACAACATTACCGAACGGAAGCAGGCCGAATTAGCCGCCAAACAACAGGAGAAGGAGCTCGAGGAAGCCAACGAAGAGCTTCATCGCTCCAATGAAAGTCTCCAGCAGTTTGCCCATATCGCGTCGCACGACCTGCAGGAGCCCCTCCGACGCATTCAGGCGTTCAGCGACATTCTGCAAAACCAGTTTATGGATAGCCTGTCTGATGGCGAGCGTGATATGGTCCGGCGGATTCAAAAATCGGCCCAGCGAATGCAACTGCTCATTAAAGACTTGCTGTTGTACTCTCAGCTTAGTACGCAACGAGACTCCTTTACGGTTATTTCGCTTACCGATGTGCTGCAGGATGTCACAACCGATCTGGAAATGACCATTGCCGAGAAGCACGCCACTGTCGATTTCTCCTCGCTCCCCAGCGTCTACGGCAATGTATCGCGGCTGCGCCAGCTTTTCCAAAATTTGATTACCAATGCGCTCAAGTTTGGCCGGTCCGATGTACTGCCGCTCATCCAGATTCGTTCTCGTCCGGCAGCCCCCGATGAGCTTCCTCCACGACTAGCCGATCAGGCCGAACAGCCGTTCTGGCTGATTACGGTCGCCGACAATGGCATTGGGTTCGATGAGCGCTACAAAGACCGCATTTTCACGCCATTCCAGCGGCTGCACAATCCGGCGACCTACAGCGGTACCGGTATTGGCCTGGCTATTTGCCAGCGGGTAGCCGAAAGTCATGGAGGGGCCATTGACGTAAGCAGTCAGGACGGGCTGGGCTCAACGTTTAAAGTCTTCCTGCCAGTTATTGTTGGTTAA
- a CDS encoding low affinity iron permease family protein — MNNHSFTRFFEKFASKATQATGSSTAFLLALVTIVIWVVTGPIFGYSDTWQLVINTGTTIITFLMVFLIQKSQNKDSLAMQIKLNELIAVNTKASNRLLNVEDLTEAELHALHQFFGKLAARAKTEANLFESHSVEEAEDIHEDKIEALKQRQAARRKVRPGRQPASAHTQQQAGQPRPGRKKTDGKHP; from the coding sequence ATGAACAACCATTCATTCACCCGTTTCTTCGAGAAGTTCGCTTCCAAAGCCACACAGGCCACAGGCTCCTCCACTGCTTTCCTGCTGGCCCTGGTAACGATTGTTATCTGGGTTGTCACAGGGCCTATTTTTGGTTATTCGGACACATGGCAACTCGTGATCAATACGGGTACGACCATCATCACGTTTCTGATGGTTTTCCTGATTCAGAAATCGCAGAATAAAGATTCCCTGGCGATGCAGATCAAACTCAACGAACTCATTGCAGTAAATACCAAAGCCAGCAATCGCCTGTTGAATGTTGAAGATCTGACGGAAGCCGAACTCCATGCACTTCACCAGTTTTTCGGAAAACTGGCCGCAAGGGCAAAAACGGAAGCGAATTTATTCGAGTCGCACTCGGTCGAAGAAGCAGAAGACATCCACGAAGACAAAATAGAAGCCCTGAAACAAAGGCAGGCTGCCCGCCGTAAAGTGCGGCCCGGCCGGCAACCAGCTTCGGCACATACCCAACAGCAAGCCGGACAACCACGACCCGGCCGAAAAAAGACAGATGGCAAGCACCCGTAG
- a CDS encoding thioredoxin family protein gives MFLNVGALVRATAAPTDEPTGVTFFKGSWKEALAEAKRQNKPIFLDVFTSWCPPCKRMAKEAFPNAKVGAKFNVHFINYQLDAEKGEGIAIAKQYAVASYPTALYLTPDGGLIHRSVGYGGVNAMIDQADLVLAIPQLKITLAKGDKDFANGKRDPDFLKRYLKARQALHRPTADVLDAYLDALPESERTTPETLSFVADALQSSDTKAFSYLIKNRPSLSTSDLTKQSLARAILATTYRVLNNEFQQACATNDEALLEKVITNSERNTASANPFLVRQDAQKQEAANDYRLRFYRQTKNFVKYRAIAGPIAQNQLMSQSIDTLQRLDSITAIRMKSALVFLPDSLKKIIPIAPDNKPMTNRLISWKVAYSLHEIASTYLVMGASPTDWNPALTWAERAIALYRTPEYVTTYADLLKKLGRTEDALNVQK, from the coding sequence ATGTTTTTGAACGTTGGCGCGTTGGTTCGGGCTACAGCGGCCCCGACCGACGAGCCAACAGGCGTTACGTTTTTTAAAGGGTCCTGGAAAGAAGCGCTGGCCGAAGCTAAACGCCAGAACAAACCCATCTTTCTGGATGTCTTTACAAGTTGGTGCCCACCCTGCAAACGCATGGCAAAGGAGGCCTTTCCCAATGCCAAAGTAGGCGCCAAATTCAATGTGCATTTTATAAACTATCAGTTGGATGCCGAAAAGGGGGAAGGCATCGCCATTGCGAAACAATACGCGGTTGCCAGCTACCCAACGGCGTTGTATCTAACGCCAGACGGCGGTCTCATTCACCGGTCGGTAGGCTATGGTGGGGTGAATGCGATGATTGATCAGGCTGATCTCGTCTTAGCCATCCCTCAGCTGAAAATAACCCTCGCCAAAGGAGATAAAGACTTCGCCAATGGCAAACGAGATCCAGACTTCCTGAAACGATACCTGAAAGCCCGGCAAGCGCTCCACCGGCCCACGGCTGATGTGCTGGATGCTTACCTGGACGCCCTGCCGGAATCCGAACGCACAACACCCGAAACCCTATCGTTCGTCGCCGATGCGCTTCAATCATCCGACACAAAGGCGTTTAGCTACCTGATCAAAAACCGACCCTCCCTGTCAACATCCGACCTCACGAAGCAAAGCCTGGCCAGGGCGATCCTAGCGACAACCTACCGTGTTCTGAATAACGAGTTTCAGCAAGCCTGCGCCACCAATGATGAAGCTCTGCTGGAAAAGGTCATTACCAACAGTGAGCGAAATACAGCGTCGGCAAACCCATTCCTTGTACGACAGGATGCCCAAAAACAGGAAGCCGCAAACGACTACCGACTCAGATTCTATAGACAGACCAAAAACTTTGTAAAATATCGGGCAATCGCAGGGCCCATAGCGCAGAATCAACTGATGAGCCAGTCAATCGATACGTTGCAGAGACTCGACTCAATAACCGCTATTCGGATGAAGAGTGCACTGGTTTTCCTGCCCGACTCGCTCAAAAAGATCATACCGATCGCACCGGACAACAAGCCAATGACCAACAGACTTATATCGTGGAAAGTAGCGTATTCGCTTCACGAAATTGCCAGTACGTATTTGGTGATGGGCGCATCCCCCACTGACTGGAATCCGGCCCTAACGTGGGCCGAACGAGCCATCGCTTTGTATCGCACGCCGGAATACGTAACTACCTACGCTGATCTGCTCAAAAAACTCGGTCGGACGGAAGACGCCCTCAACGTACAGAAATAA
- a CDS encoding glycosyltransferase family 4 protein, translating into MITKIKVLLAIRQGQIGGGESHVLNLVHFLDKEQFEPIVLSFTPGPMVDRLRESGIVTYVIDSKSPVNFQMWKQVKALLQKEKIDLVHAHGTRANMNIIWAAKQCKIPVIYTVHGWSFHSDQSFLVQTARIIAERKLTRWSHLTITVSDSNHKTGQQLIKGFQSRVIFNGIDMTRFRRDQPFNDIRTPYNIPANHTVVVFIARMTLQKDPITMIQAFKYVADRYPDMTLLMIGQGDLDQAVSDAIAQNGLQKRVVRDDFRLDVADVLNASDIYCLPSHWEGQPIGLIEAMAMGKAVIATHVDGSKELVQDGVNGLLIDPQQPKQLASAIERLHTDRKLHKRLAEQAYHLSRERYDAAFMADYIEDAYRTTLSETKPGYSRPSLSQTSPLKKKDISRLETQERAF; encoded by the coding sequence ATGATCACCAAAATAAAAGTTCTACTAGCCATTCGCCAGGGGCAAATTGGCGGAGGAGAAAGTCATGTGCTCAATTTGGTACATTTTTTAGACAAGGAGCAATTCGAACCCATAGTTCTGTCGTTTACACCCGGCCCGATGGTTGACAGGCTTAGAGAAAGCGGGATAGTCACCTACGTGATCGACAGCAAAAGCCCGGTCAATTTCCAGATGTGGAAACAGGTAAAAGCGTTGTTGCAAAAAGAGAAAATCGACCTGGTACATGCCCATGGCACTCGGGCAAACATGAACATTATCTGGGCAGCCAAACAGTGTAAAATTCCCGTTATCTACACCGTACACGGATGGTCATTTCATTCGGATCAGTCATTTCTGGTACAAACGGCCCGGATCATAGCCGAACGCAAGTTGACCCGCTGGTCTCACTTAACCATCACCGTATCGGATTCGAACCACAAGACGGGCCAGCAACTGATCAAAGGCTTTCAGTCGAGGGTAATTTTTAATGGAATCGATATGACGCGATTTCGTCGGGATCAACCGTTCAACGATATTCGGACGCCCTACAACATACCCGCCAACCATACCGTGGTTGTTTTTATAGCCCGCATGACGTTGCAGAAAGATCCAATTACGATGATTCAGGCGTTCAAGTACGTAGCCGATCGTTATCCGGACATGACGCTACTGATGATTGGCCAGGGTGATCTGGATCAGGCTGTTTCGGATGCTATTGCACAAAATGGGCTTCAAAAACGTGTAGTCCGCGATGATTTCCGACTGGATGTCGCCGATGTACTCAATGCCAGTGATATTTATTGTCTGCCCTCTCACTGGGAAGGCCAGCCCATCGGATTAATTGAAGCCATGGCCATGGGAAAAGCGGTCATTGCTACGCATGTAGATGGATCAAAGGAGTTAGTGCAGGACGGCGTCAATGGGCTTTTGATCGACCCGCAACAACCAAAGCAATTAGCCAGCGCTATAGAACGGCTCCACACGGATCGTAAACTGCATAAAAGACTAGCCGAACAGGCCTATCACCTGAGCCGGGAGCGCTATGATGCCGCCTTCATGGCCGACTATATTGAAGATGCCTACAGAACAACACTATCCGAAACCAAACCCGGCTATTCACGACCATCTCTGTCCCAGACCAGTCCGTTGAAAAAAAAGGATATTTCCCGTTTAGAAACGCAGGAGAGAGCTTTTTGA
- a CDS encoding GNAT family N-acetyltransferase: MIETERLLLDKFSIDDAPFILELLNMPSWIRFIGDRRVRTLADAENYIVGGALRSYEQHGFGPYQVKLKTNGVPVGLCGLFKRDTLNDPDIGFAFLPDYAGKGYGFEAATAVMNYAREVLGITHIVGITLPANEYSIRLLEKVGLRFDRMISLGANGEESMLFTAPPDGL, translated from the coding sequence ATGATTGAGACGGAGCGGTTACTACTTGATAAATTTTCTATTGATGATGCTCCATTTATTTTGGAACTGCTCAATATGCCTTCGTGGATTCGGTTTATTGGTGATCGGAGGGTGCGAACGCTAGCTGATGCAGAAAATTATATTGTAGGAGGTGCCCTGAGAAGCTATGAGCAGCATGGTTTCGGGCCATACCAGGTAAAACTAAAGACCAATGGGGTGCCTGTCGGTCTGTGTGGTTTGTTTAAGCGCGATACACTGAATGACCCTGACATTGGGTTTGCTTTTCTGCCCGACTACGCCGGTAAAGGTTACGGATTCGAAGCCGCCACGGCTGTCATGAATTACGCACGGGAGGTATTGGGAATAACGCATATCGTTGGCATCACGCTGCCCGCCAATGAGTATTCGATTCGCCTGCTCGAAAAAGTAGGCCTTCGCTTTGATCGTATGATCAGCTTAGGAGCTAATGGCGAAGAGAGTATGCTCTTTACCGCGCCACCTGATGGACTATAG
- a CDS encoding gluconokinase, producing MNCFVGVDVGTTNIKALAMPSDLSEILAHASAPLTTLSPEHGYAEQDPAEIWSAFIQVITEVTKELTQGGHAITHVAFCTAMHSLLPMDADGSPLGNAILWSDNRAEAQATTLRSTQADLGKAIYAETGTPLHPMIPLCKLAWMRENDPRLLRRTAHFGSIKEFLWHKLTGQFEVDFSIATATGLFNESKREWSELAMKFAGVRADQLSTPVPTTHQRPYQPRPETTDTGLPADVSLLIGASDGCLANLGAGAIKKGTATLTIGTSGAIRQTVRKPLRDPEVRLFCYYLDEGYYVVGGPTNNGGNVLEWVTEKLTQQDTEAVLAEAATVPPGSDGLLFLPYLQGERAPLWDASVRGAYLHVDWLHTRAHFVRAALEGVLFNLLSINELLTSHTGPARVIHANGGFAQSDLWVQMLADMAGIPVRLNASNESGSMGAILLTMKATGVVKTLDEAAERVAFGHTFQPDLDRHTTYRKAFAKWEEALKKL from the coding sequence ATGAATTGTTTCGTTGGCGTTGATGTCGGCACTACCAATATCAAGGCACTGGCTATGCCATCAGACCTAAGCGAGATTCTGGCCCATGCCTCTGCCCCACTTACAACCCTCAGCCCCGAACACGGCTATGCCGAACAGGACCCCGCCGAGATTTGGAGTGCCTTCATTCAGGTCATTACCGAAGTAACCAAAGAACTAACGCAGGGCGGCCATGCCATTACACACGTCGCCTTCTGCACAGCTATGCACAGTTTGCTACCCATGGATGCGGATGGGTCGCCACTAGGCAATGCCATTCTCTGGTCCGACAACCGGGCCGAAGCCCAGGCCACTACCTTACGGAGCACCCAGGCCGATCTCGGAAAAGCGATTTACGCCGAAACGGGGACGCCCCTTCACCCCATGATTCCGCTTTGTAAATTAGCCTGGATGCGCGAAAATGACCCACGGTTATTGCGTCGGACAGCCCATTTCGGGTCCATCAAAGAGTTTTTATGGCATAAATTGACAGGACAATTCGAAGTCGATTTTTCGATAGCTACCGCCACGGGACTTTTCAATGAGAGTAAGCGTGAATGGAGCGAACTGGCCATGAAATTTGCCGGTGTTCGGGCCGATCAGTTATCGACGCCCGTCCCCACAACCCACCAGCGACCTTACCAGCCCCGCCCCGAAACGACCGATACGGGCTTGCCAGCGGACGTTTCGCTGCTCATTGGCGCGTCGGACGGGTGCCTGGCGAACCTCGGTGCGGGCGCCATTAAAAAGGGAACGGCTACCCTCACCATTGGTACCAGTGGGGCCATTCGCCAGACCGTCCGGAAGCCACTTCGCGATCCCGAAGTACGCCTGTTCTGCTACTATCTCGACGAAGGGTATTACGTGGTTGGCGGGCCTACTAACAACGGTGGCAACGTGCTCGAATGGGTAACCGAAAAACTTACTCAGCAGGATACCGAGGCCGTTCTGGCCGAAGCAGCAACGGTGCCTCCCGGCTCTGATGGCCTGTTATTTCTTCCCTACCTTCAGGGCGAACGGGCACCTCTGTGGGACGCTTCGGTTCGGGGTGCTTACCTACACGTAGACTGGCTGCATACGCGGGCTCATTTTGTTCGGGCAGCCCTGGAAGGGGTCTTATTTAACCTTCTCAGCATAAATGAGTTGTTGACCAGCCATACCGGCCCCGCCCGGGTTATCCACGCCAATGGCGGCTTTGCTCAATCGGATTTGTGGGTGCAAATGCTGGCTGATATGGCCGGTATTCCGGTTCGGCTCAACGCCAGTAATGAAAGTGGTTCCATGGGCGCTATTCTGCTCACGATGAAAGCAACCGGCGTGGTAAAAACACTGGATGAAGCTGCCGAGCGCGTGGCTTTTGGCCATACGTTCCAACCCGATCTAGACCGGCACACGACCTACCGAAAAGCTTTTGCTAAGTGGGAGGAAGCCCTCAAAAAGCTATAG